CTCGAACGTCATCCCCGCCACAGACGAGGATTGGGCGACCGAGCACCTCAGCCTGGACATCTCGATGAAGGTGGTCGACACCCTGGATGACGCGCTCGCGCACATCCGCAGGTACAGCACTGGCCACACCGAATCGATCATCACGAACGACTCACGCAATGCCGAGCGCTTTCTGGCCGAGGTCGATTCGGCGGTCGTCATGGCGAACGCGTCGACCCGGTTCACCGATGGAGCGGAGTTCGGCTTCGGAGCCGAAGTGGGCATCTCCACGCAGAAGCTGCACACCCGCGGGCCGATGGGTGTTTCCGAGCTGACCAGCACCAAATGGCTGGCCAGGGGTGCCGGTCAGACCCGCGGTTGAGGACTAGAATGGTGAAGCGTTCGCCCGATCGCCCAGAAACGGAGCCAGCATGAACCTCGTCGCTCAGATCGCGATGGCCGCCGCCGAGACCGAACACCACGGCAATGTGGCAGCGGAGACCGTGATCTACGGCCTGATCGCGGTCGGGATCTTCGCGCTGATGGGTCTTGTGACCCTGTCGTACCGCAACGTCGCCAACCGTCACGCCGCAAAGGCCGAGGCCTTCGCCGAGAAGCACGGCGAGGACGGCCACGGCCACTAGGCGTTCATGCGGGAATCCACAGCTCGAGCACCACGTGTCGGCGTGATGGGCGGTACTTTCGACCCCATTCATCACGGTCACCTGGTGGCGGCGAGTGAAGTGGCGCACTCCTTCGGCCTGGACGAGGTGGTGTTCGTTCCCACCGGTGAGCCGTGGCAGAAGCAGCACGTCTCGCCCAGTGAGCACCGCTATCTGATGACCGTGATCGCCACGGCGTCCAACCCCGATTTCACGACGAGCCGAGTCGACATCGACCGCGACGGGCCGACCTACACGATCGACACGCTGCGCGACCTGAAGCGCGAGCGTCCCGACGCAGAGCTGTTCTTCATCACGGGTGCGGATGCCGTGGCGCAGATTCTCAGTTGGAGGGACCATGATGAACTGTGGGATCTCGCCCATTTCGTCGCGGTCTCCCGACCCGGCCATGTGCTCAGCACCGACGGACTGCCCACGGCGAATGTGAGCCAGCTGGAGGTTCCGGCGCTGAGTATCTCGTCGACCGCATGTCGCGAGCGGGTCTCCGACGGGCAGCCCGTCTGGTATCTGGTGCCGGACGGCGTCGTCCAGTACATCGCAAAGCATCATCTGTATCGGAGCAAGGCATGAGCACATCCGAAGAGAACGGTCACACACAGCTCACGCGCAAGCAGCTGCGTGAGATCCGTCTGACCGGTTCAACGCCGGTCATCACCGAGGAGGAGGCGGCCGCGGCATCCGTGCAGCAGCCGACCACGGTGCTGCCGCGCGCCGCTGAACCGGTGCAGATCGCGCCCGCCTCGGCTGTCGAGGAGCCGTCTGCCGGTGCGCCGCTCACTCGTCGACAGATGCGCGCCCTGGAGAAGGCGCGCGAAGAGGCGTCCGCTGGAGGATCCGCCGCAGGCGCTGCTGAACCTCGCGCCGCGGAGCCTGCTCCCGTGGAAGAAGTTCACGTCGAAGATGCTCCCGTGGAACAGGCTCACGTCGAAGACCCTCCCGTGGAAGAGGTCTCCGTTGGAGATGACGCGGTCGAAGACGGGACGGGCGAAGAGGACACCGTCGAAGACGCTCCCGTCGAAGGCGGTTCCGCGGAGCCTGCGGCCGCCGAGGAGCTGGTCTCCGGTGTTCCTGAGTTCGACCCGAAACCAGCATCCGCCCCGCGTTTCGAGGCGACGGAGTCGCTCACCCCGGATGCCGAGACCGAGACGGGCGAGCGCCCGATGGTCGGTGCAGCGTTCGGACTCGGCATCAGAACCGATCACAAGAGTCCGTCATCGAGCGCGCTGTTCGACGAGCTGCTCGAGGGAGACACCTCGACATCGCAGCATGGCGCCTCCACCGCACTGATCTTCACGCCGTCGCCCGGAGCCGGCTCGCTGTCGGGCCCGATCGCATCGACAGGTGAGATGCTGGTCACCGGCACCTATGCGCTGCCGGACGGGCTCGGCTCGCAGGGGCACGCGCGCGGAGCGGCCGATGGCAGGGAGATCGATTCTGTGCTTCTCGACGGCGAGCTCGCCCCGTCGTCGTCGCCCACGCCGATCGCCGCGAGCTCTGCGATCAGCACATCACGGCCCGCGGGCGAGGTCATCCGCCCACCCGCACCCGATAAGGGCAACAAACTCATGCTCACCCTGGCGGTCGTCGCCGGCGGCCTGGCCATCGTGCTGGCCACCACGCTCGTCATCGCCTTCACCACAGGAGTCTTCGGCTGATGCAGTCCCCCGAGAACGCGACCGAGATGCTTCAGATCGCTGCAGACGCGGCGGACTCGAAGGGCGGCGAGGATCTGATCGCCCTGAACGTCTCCGGCCCGCTGCCGCTGGTCGACATCTTCCTGCTCGTCACAGGAAACAGCGAGCGCAACGTCGCAGCCATCGCCGATGAGATCGAGGACAAGCTGCTCGAGGCCGGCCACAAGCGGGTGCGCAGGGAAGGCCGCGCCGAATCGCGCTGGGTGCTGCTGGACTTCGGCGACCTGATCGTGCACGTCTTCCACGCCGCGGAGCGCGTCTTCTACGGTCTGGAGAGGCTCTGGAAAGACTGCCCGGTGGTTCCGATCGAACTCACGGAGCGTGTGGCGGGCGAGTAGCCCCGTCCCCGTCGTCATCGCCGCCCGTGGCGAGCCGGTCGGCTTCGGCGCTGTCGATCAGATCGGGATCGGCATCGGGGTCGAGTACCCGCTCTCCGTTCACCTCCCGGGTCGCGGGATCGGTCGATGCCTCGGCATCGGGGTCCTCGGGAAGATAGTTGGGAGTCGGGTTGGACATGGCTCGTTCCTCTCGCATCGGATGCCTGGACGGTATCCGCCTGACCGGGTGTGGGCGAGCGGGTTGACGTGTTGCTGAGAAGCGGCTAGCCCAGCCGTCGTGCATGACGGCATCGTCATGCACGCCACCGACTCGCACGGGCTCCACTGGGCGGTTCCGCAGGGCAGATCGAGTCCACGAGAAGGGCAAGGGGAGGGGGCCTTACGACACTCCCGGCGTCCCGCCGCGATTGGCGATGTCCCGAAAGTCCGTAGTATGCTTTACAGGTTGCCGCGGCCCCGGTCCGGCAGCAGATGGGCCTGTGGCGCAGCTGGTAGCGCACCTGCATGGCATGCAGGGGGTCAGGGGTTCGAGTCCCCTCAGGTCCACTGAGTAATCACCCGATCAGGGCTGATTTCTCGCCTAACTGGATGAGTTGAGACCTCCAGCGGAACCATACCGAGTCCCACCCTTGGGGCTCGCGGATTCGCGGAGGTCTTTCTCATGTTCAACGACGACATCACCCCTGAGGCAGTCGACGCCTTGGTTGCCGACCTGTCGGCAATGCTTGAGGTCGAATCGATCCGTCCGGAGCGGATGCCAGCGGCACGGATGACAGTGAGCGGCACCGTTCGCAGCGTCAAGGTTCAGGCCGTCCCCGGCTTCGTCTGCGTCGACAGCGGCAAGCAGGGCACGTGCTACGCGTTCGAGGTAGGCGACTTCCTCGCGTCGCTCCGACAGATCGCGGCTGGCGAGGAAGTGGTTCGCGTGCCGGAGTTCGACGGCGGGCGCGTCATGCACATCGACAGGCACGGCGAGCGGCTCAGCGTCATCATGTCCAGCACCTGGTTCTCGGTCGATGCTGGTGAGTTCATCCGGTGTGCAGCGCGTGCCGGTCTCGGCGTTGCGGCATGACTGCGAGGAAGACGGGGCTTACCCGTCGCAATCCTTCCGAGTTCGGCACTGTCGAGGTACGCGGCGAGCGCTTCAGGGCGCTCTATCGCGTGAAGGGGAAGACGTTCCGTGCGCCGAAGACCTTCGACACCCGACCGGCCGCGCGCGCGTGGCTTGCCGATCAAGAGAAGTCACTGCGCGGCGGAACCTGGATCGATCCGCGACTCGGCGCAGAAACCGTCGGCGGATACGCAGAGGATTGGCTGACCTCCAGAACGGATCTCGCCCCGCGAACCATCGAGTTCTACCGGGGCGCACTGGATCGCTACATCATCCCCAAGCTGGGCAGTGTCGCGCTGTCTGCGCTCACTCCGGCGAAGGTGAACGCGTGGCGTGCGGAGTGTCTCAGAGACGCAGCACAGCGGCACGCCGAGCCTGAGCCGTCGAAAGAGAACCCGGCCCGAGCGTGGGCAATCACCAACGGCGTCCAGATCGCCGCTACCGGGCGCATTCCTCGGTCGGTGCGCGAGGCATGGGAAGCGGCAGGGTCACCCCTGCCCGACGCTGAGACACGCGCAAACCGTGGCGATGGGTCCGCGGCTGTCGCCGCCGCATACAGGGCGCTGAAGACGATCCTGGCGACGGCAGAGCGAGACGACATCATCGCAAAGAATCCCTGCCGACTCCGCAATGCAAGCGCCACGCCGGTCAAGGATCGGTCGCCAGCGACACCGGAGCAAGTGCGGATGCTCGCCGATGCTATGCCAGAGCGTTACGCGGCGGCGGTAACTTTGGCGGCATGGTCGGGTCTTCGATCAGGAGAGCTTCGCGCACTGGCACGTCGACACATCGACCTTGAAGAGGGGACTGTGCGCGTCGAGCGGGCAGTGGTCGAAGTCGGCGGCAATGCCGCGACGTTCGGGCCGACGAAAACGGCAGGGTCTCGCCGGACTGTGGCGCTCCCCGCGTTTGTGGTCGACGAACTCCGTGTTCATCTCGAGCACCACGTCGACCAGAATGCGGACGCACTGGTGTTCGGCACCGCGACAGGGGCGATTCTGACGCGCCATTGGCTCGGAGACATGTTCCGGCGAGTGCGGCAGACAGTGGGGCTCCCTGCGCTGCGCTGGCATGATCTGAGGCATACCGGGGCGTCGCTGGCCTACTCGGTCGGCGCATCGGTGCCCGATGTGCAGAAACGGCTCGGCCACACGACGATGCGCGCGGCGTCAATCTATGCCCACAGCTACGAAGAGACCGACAAGAAGATCGCAAATCGGCTGAGTGCTGTATTCGGTTCGGTGTGATCCCAACACCGGATTTACACATGCCCGTCAGAATCTTGGCGATGAAGTACAGGGGCCGCATTGTCGGGAAAGCCCCAGGATTATCGAGCGCTTTCACCGCTATCCTGCAAGTGCCCCCGGCAGCTAGCCGAAAGCCATCGTCGGGGAAGCACGTGAATCAGGTACTTGTAAAGGCATCCCGTCTCATCACAGGGGTACGGCAGGAACTCGGACCGTCCCACTCCCCTGGAGCCGCAGACACAGCACGACTCTGTCTGGAGGGCTCCCATGCCTCAAATATCCGACCTTCGAACATTCACCGTCAAGGAAACCGCCGCACAACTCGGTTTGTCGGTGCAATCCACCTACCGCGCGATCTACAACGCCGGTCTGCCCGTCATCCGAATCGGCTCCGCGGTTCGCGTACGTGAGCGCGATTTGCTCGAGTGGCTGGACTCGCGGACGGAGGTCGCCGCGTGAGCAACCTCGTCCATCTCGCCGCTTCCGACATCCGCAACGGGCAAGCAGGGTCCCGCCGAGTGAAGACCGCCCTGGCAGAAGCCGGAATCAATCTCAGATGCTCCTATATCTGTCAAGCCGCGATTTGGAGAGGTGGTCGGGATTCGCGGATGGGGCGCATCGCGGCCCAGATTTCGCGGGCGAGGAGTCGTTTCAGACACCGGATGATCTCAGACTTCGTCTTTCCTTCGGTGATCCGGCGGGCGACGTAAGCCTTGGTGGGTTCGTGGTGCTGCATGCGAACGATGACGACACGGTAGAGCGCGGCGTTCGCTTGCCGGTGACCGCCCCGATTGAGCCGGTGTCGGGTGGTCATCCCCGACGATGCGGGGATCGGGGCGACACCGCAGAGCCTGGCGAACGCGGCCTCCGAACGGATCCGTTCCGGATTGTCGCCGGCGACGATCAGCATCTCGGCCGCGGTGTCAGGACCGACCGCAAAGGCTTTCGCGAGGTCGGGAGCGATCTGCGCGGTCAGCTCTGCCAGGAGCTTCTCATGCCCGGAGATCTCGGCATCCAGTACTTCCCACCGACGAGCGATCGACCGCAACGTGTGCTTGGTCGACGCGATGATCGTGGTCACCTGGCCCGGACGAAGCGCCGCGCAACGGTGAATGAGCGCCATCTTCGATAGCGGCTGCAGCTCCTGACGCAGATCATCAGGGGCATTCACGATGACCTGCTTGAGGCTGATCATCGCGGATGTTCGCGCCTTGACGGCGATGTCCTTGGCGACCTTGATCTGACGGATCATCTCCACGGTTCCGTCAGCTGACTTCGGGATGGCCGTGGCCAGGCCCGCGAGAACTGCCCTGGCTGCATTCTCGGCATCGATCGTGTCGGACTTGCCTCGCAACCGCCGGTCGCGACGGTCCGTTCTCATCACCTCCAGCGTCCCGATTCCACGACGGCGCACTGCGCCGGCCAGGCCTGCGCCATAGGAACCGGTGCCTTCGATACCGAACGTGAGCTTCCCACCGAACGACTCGCCCCAGTCGATCAGCTGACCGTATCCACCGGAATCCGCCGCGAAAGACCGGCGATCCAGGACCGCGCCGAGCTCATCGATCGCGACGGCGACGTGGACGTGTTTGTGAGTGTCGACGCCGACAACGACTCGACGGTGAGGGGGACATGCTGCATGCTCATAGTGCTCGCTCCAACCAGATCAGGACAGGGTGAGTGACACTGGCCGGTCGGGTGGACGGGACTGTGATGGGACTGTTGCGATCAGGCTCCTATGAGGTCACGCCCGCCCGGCCAGCACCACGAAGGTGATGCGCCTCCTGACGGACGACAGATCAACAGCAAGGACACCCAGACTTCGAGGTCAGTCGTCAGCAAGAGTCAGGCCGCCAGGAGGTACTCGACACTCTCACAGTCGTAGCTGTCGCCGACGGTTCCGATCGAGGGCGTGGCGCCGATCTCTGCGAGGCGTTCACCGTAGCGAATCGACGTGAATTGAGAGCCCGCGTCGCTGTGACACCGCAGATCCTCGTGATGGGCGCCGCGGGACCAGCGGGCCATCTCGATCGCGTCGAGGACCATCTCGGTGCGCATGTGCGGCGCGACCCGCCACCCCACGATCATGCGGGAGAACGCGTCGACGATGAAGCACACATACGCGACGCCGGCCCAGGTCG
Above is a window of Microbacterium suwonense DNA encoding:
- the nadD gene encoding nicotinate-nucleotide adenylyltransferase, translated to MRESTARAPRVGVMGGTFDPIHHGHLVAASEVAHSFGLDEVVFVPTGEPWQKQHVSPSEHRYLMTVIATASNPDFTTSRVDIDRDGPTYTIDTLRDLKRERPDAELFFITGADAVAQILSWRDHDELWDLAHFVAVSRPGHVLSTDGLPTANVSQLEVPALSISSTACRERVSDGQPVWYLVPDGVVQYIAKHHLYRSKA
- the rsfS gene encoding ribosome silencing factor; this encodes MQSPENATEMLQIAADAADSKGGEDLIALNVSGPLPLVDIFLLVTGNSERNVAAIADEIEDKLLEAGHKRVRREGRAESRWVLLDFGDLIVHVFHAAERVFYGLERLWKDCPVVPIELTERVAGE
- a CDS encoding tyrosine-type recombinase/integrase codes for the protein MTARKTGLTRRNPSEFGTVEVRGERFRALYRVKGKTFRAPKTFDTRPAARAWLADQEKSLRGGTWIDPRLGAETVGGYAEDWLTSRTDLAPRTIEFYRGALDRYIIPKLGSVALSALTPAKVNAWRAECLRDAAQRHAEPEPSKENPARAWAITNGVQIAATGRIPRSVREAWEAAGSPLPDAETRANRGDGSAAVAAAYRALKTILATAERDDIIAKNPCRLRNASATPVKDRSPATPEQVRMLADAMPERYAAAVTLAAWSGLRSGELRALARRHIDLEEGTVRVERAVVEVGGNAATFGPTKTAGSRRTVALPAFVVDELRVHLEHHVDQNADALVFGTATGAILTRHWLGDMFRRVRQTVGLPALRWHDLRHTGASLAYSVGASVPDVQKRLGHTTMRAASIYAHSYEETDKKIANRLSAVFGSV
- a CDS encoding helix-turn-helix domain-containing protein; protein product: MPQISDLRTFTVKETAAQLGLSVQSTYRAIYNAGLPVIRIGSAVRVRERDLLEWLDSRTEVAA
- a CDS encoding transposase; translation: MDELGAVLDRRSFAADSGGYGQLIDWGESFGGKLTFGIEGTGSYGAGLAGAVRRRGIGTLEVMRTDRRDRRLRGKSDTIDAENAARAVLAGLATAIPKSADGTVEMIRQIKVAKDIAVKARTSAMISLKQVIVNAPDDLRQELQPLSKMALIHRCAALRPGQVTTIIASTKHTLRSIARRWEVLDAEISGHEKLLAELTAQIAPDLAKAFAVGPDTAAEMLIVAGDNPERIRSEAAFARLCGVAPIPASSGMTTRHRLNRGGHRQANAALYRVVIVRMQHHEPTKAYVARRITEGKTKSEIIRCLKRLLAREIWAAMRPIRESRPPLQIAA